Below is a window of Streptomyces sp. ITFR-16 DNA.
GACGAGCCGAGCTTGCGAAGTGAAGTCATGGGTGGAACAACCGGTTCCGACCGCTCCGCTTTTCCATGCCGTGTACACCCAATCCGGCGGGAGCGGGCCGGCCGGCGCAGACCGGCAGCCCTGACGTCGGGGGGTGAGCGTCAGGACTGCCGGGGTCGGGGCGGCCGGGAATCCGGCCGGGGGGCGGTCAGACCGTGAGGCCCCGGGCGCGCAGCCAGGCCATCGGGTCGATGCCCGTGCCGTCGGGGGTGTGGACCTCCAGGTGGAGGTGGGGTCCGGTCACGTTGCCGGTCGCGCCGACGCGTCCGATGGTGTCGCCGGTGGTGACCTTCTGGCCGACCGCGACATCGATCGAGGACTGGTGGCAGAACCACAGCTCCGTGCCGTCCTCCAGCTCCAGGACCGTGCGGTAGCCGTACGAGCCCGAGTAGCCGGCCGACTTGATCGTGCCGCTGTGGATGGCCTTGATCGGCGTACCGGTCGGCGCCGCGAAGTCGAGGCCCGTGTGATAGCCGGAGGACCACATCGAACCGGCCTCGCCGAACGTCGAGGTGATCGTGTACGAGGTGGTGGGCAGCGAGTAGCTGGCGGCGAGCTTGGCCAGCCGCAGCGCCTCGGCCTTCTTCTTGGCCTCCTCGGCCGCCTTCTTCTTCTCGGCGGCGACCTTGGCCTCGGCGGCGTCCTGCTGCTTCTTCGCCTCGGCGGCCGCCTTCTCCGCGGCGGCCTTCTCCTCGGCCGCCTTGGCCTCGGCGTCGGCGGCGCCCTGCTGCTGCTCGGCCTGCTGGAGGATGCGGGCGCGGAGCGCCTCACCGGCGTCCGTGGTGCCCTGCTCGGCCTCGGCGGTGGTGATGCCGGCGGTGGTCAGGGGGGCGGAGGCGGTCGCGGTCTCGGGCTTCCCGGCGTCGGACTCGCCCGAGAACAACGCGCTCACGCCCGGGAGGGACTTGGCGTCGGGGAGATTGTCCGCGATGGAATCGGGAAGAGAGATGGAGACCGGCGGCTTGCTCTGCGCGGTGGCCATGCCACCCGCACCGACGGCCGCGATGACACCGACGCCGAGGACGGTGGAGCTGCGGGCCAGACCATTGCGCTGCTTGGCGACGCGGTGCTTGCCGCGCACGGGACGGACGGACTCCTCGGTGGGATTCCATTCCTCCCAGGCCCGGTCGGCCTCGGCCTCGTCGGCGCGGAAGCCGTTGCCGAAGTCGCTGCCCCGATCGGTGCCGTAGTCGCTCCCGTGATCAGGACCGAACGCGGTGCCGGGCCCGGCCGTGAAGTCATGGCTGTACTCGGGCACGAACCGGGAGGGTGATTCGGGGGCAGGCTTGTTGGACGCCACGGGGGCGCACTCCTTTCCTTCCTTCTCGCCTACCGGGTTAGCTGACGGGTTCGGAGCAGGAAGGTCTCCTACGGGTGCCTCCGTCTCATGAGCAAGACAGAGATGCCCGATTCACCCCATGTAGGTGGTTCCCCGGTTCCCTTGCGGAATTCGGCGCTCGCGCACGGTGCCGCCACTGACGGCGGCTGGGACAACCGCGCTGCGTTATCGAACGTTAATAGACAGACGGGTCCGATTCCAAGCTGTTCCCACTGATCGTTCACGTCTTTGGCCTGGACTTTACGGGACACAACCGGGTGGAATCGGGCGAGTTGAACACCCGTCGGACACGACCCTATTTCTGACGTTGCGTCAAATGTTATGCGGAGGGGTGTCCTTCGACTACGGACGGTGGCACCGTCCCACGGCCCGCGCCTTCCCGTGCCCCGCAGGTCATCCGGCACCCTCGCCCAGACCCACGATCTTC
It encodes the following:
- a CDS encoding M23 family metallopeptidase — encoded protein: MASNKPAPESPSRFVPEYSHDFTAGPGTAFGPDHGSDYGTDRGSDFGNGFRADEAEADRAWEEWNPTEESVRPVRGKHRVAKQRNGLARSSTVLGVGVIAAVGAGGMATAQSKPPVSISLPDSIADNLPDAKSLPGVSALFSGESDAGKPETATASAPLTTAGITTAEAEQGTTDAGEALRARILQQAEQQQGAADAEAKAAEEKAAAEKAAAEAKKQQDAAEAKVAAEKKKAAEEAKKKAEALRLAKLAASYSLPTTSYTITSTFGEAGSMWSSGYHTGLDFAAPTGTPIKAIHSGTIKSAGYSGSYGYRTVLELEDGTELWFCHQSSIDVAVGQKVTTGDTIGRVGATGNVTGPHLHLEVHTPDGTGIDPMAWLRARGLTV